The following are encoded in a window of Haliotis asinina isolate JCU_RB_2024 chromosome 14, JCU_Hal_asi_v2, whole genome shotgun sequence genomic DNA:
- the LOC137261765 gene encoding uncharacterized protein, giving the protein MGTSKWYSIVTVSTLMFWTVMEYLASNYYTQMETNDFIAPAKKQNLGLSESSDSYRCPDVNTGMMKGRWRPRTLTAQEKVTIDTFLKSVRYRVPKPMQRRDGKCGNVAYKNVYYVRALCNPEGTTPCCYGNRCTNKSPDNCKCPNCYDLRNEIHAEYSTWEPQDSRCQVKTFTAQQTCDLLQDHTIAVIGNSFMRHLYTALVLMLNNFDSRGVFRAGKPSDISCDGMYAFSTKACRPKLIRAATLCNGTLNVDVSELPRASEAKRFHERFRSLLHRKNTVILVGIGIHDHFNFDLVYNEYIYPVVDVIRKKKASWPKLIWFATHKFGIMKSPKMPKQLNSHVVAFNKRMSEALGKYHIPIFDTYNLTSGVMSMDGAHFGIGVNSMKVQMLLNYLVELKSKLHW; this is encoded by the exons ATGGGGACGTCCAAGTGGTACAGCATCGTTACAGTCTCAACACTCATGTTCTGGACTGTAATGGAATACTTGGCGTCAAACTATTATACTCAAATGGAGACGAATGACTTCATTGCACCagcaaagaaacaaaatttAGGCCTTAGCGAGTCTAGTGACAGTTATCGATGCCCGGATGTAAATACAGGCATGATGAAAGGAAGATGGAGGCCTCGAACTCTGACTGCACAGGAGAAAGTAACCATTGACACATTTCTGAAGTCCGTCAGATATCGCGTACCAAAGCCAATGCAGAGACGCGACGGAAAATGTGGTAACGTGGCCTATAAAAACGTCTACTACGTTCGTGCACTGTGTAACCCAGAAGGTACGACGCCATGTTGCTATGGCAATAGGTGTACAAACAAGAGCCCGGATAACTGTAAATGTCCGAACTGTTACGACCTTCGGAACGAGATTCATGCAGAGTATTCAACTTGGGAGCCTCAAGATTCCCGATGTCAGGTGAAGACCTTCACCGCTCAGCAGACGTGTGATCTTCTACAGGATCATACAATAGCTGTTATAGGGAATTCATTTATGCGCCACCTGTACACAGCGCTCGTGTTAATGCTGAACAACTTTGATAGTAGGGGTGTCTTCAGAGCTGGTAAACCAAGTG acATCTCTTGTGACGGAATGTACGCATTCTCCACCAAAGCATGTAGACCAAAGCTTATCAGAGCAGCAACCCTCTGTAATGGTACGTTGAATGTGGATGTATCTGAGCTACCTCGTGCCTCAGAGGCGAAAAGGTTCCATGAGAGGTTTCGTTCACTTCTTCATCGAAAGAACACAGTGATTCTAGTGGGCATTGGAATCCACGATCATTTTAACTTTGACTTGGTGtataatgaatatatatatccCGTTGTAGATGTGATCAGAAAGAAAAAAGCTTCATGGCCAAAGTTGATCTGGTTTGCCACTCACAAATTTGGTATCATGAAATCCCCAAAGATGCCAAAACAATTAAACAGTCACGTTGTAGCCTTTAATAAACGCATGTCTGAGGCGTTAGGGAAATATCATATACCTATATTTGACACATATAATCTTACTTCCGGTGTGATGAGCATGGATGGGGCTCATTTTGGAATTGGTGTAAATTCCATGAAAGTCCAGATGCTTCTGAACTATTTGGTGGAAttgaaatcaaaactacattggtga